The proteins below come from a single Aegilops tauschii subsp. strangulata cultivar AL8/78 chromosome 6, Aet v6.0, whole genome shotgun sequence genomic window:
- the LOC109753155 gene encoding E3 ubiquitin-protein ligase PRT1 isoform X1, translating into MASDDSSSSHPTEKKEEAATAAAGGAGFDDLEDPRFQCCVCLELLYKPVVIACGHMSCFWCVHKAMHYARESHCAICRQPYTHFPSICQLLHHLLLKLEPVEYKKREMEVLEQERSVDTFSPQIIEFLNSKNNNGENGKDWGNKLEDGKTGPPGEVSVDDSTMNEHSMKIKLDDVSCPICKELLYQPTVLNCGHVYCISCLPSVGDEALKCQVCGGLHPGDFPNVCLDLDHFLEEYFPAEYESRRKKLQLENSQCNPEGSSSSTSCKKGAFVQKTLDLSNVHIGVGCDSCGVYPIRGKRYKCKDCTEAIGFDLCGECYDSTSKLPGRFNQQHTPDHRMELDNSSLFDAFLRFQGIPAEGLQQLVQQMELIGAGGMVQLVADDEEMEDNHEDA; encoded by the exons ATGGCCTCCGACGACAGCAGCTCCAGCCACCCCacggagaagaaggaggaggccgccaccgccgccgccggtggAGCTGGCTTCGACGATCTGGAGGACCCGCGCTTCCAGTGCTGCGTATGCCT GGAGCTTCTCTATAAACCAGTTGTTATTG CATGTGGTCATATGTCATGTTTCTGGTGCGTCCATAAAGCTATGCATTACGCCCGGGAATCCCATTGTGCAATATGCAGGCAACCGTATACTCATTTCCCAAGTATCTGCCAACTCCTCCATCACTTGCTTTTAAAGCTTGAACCCGTGGAATACAAAAAGAGGGAAATGGAAGTACTAG AGCAAGAGAGGAGCGTGGATACCTTTTCTCCACAAATCATCGAGTTCTTAAACTCCAAGAACAATAATGGTG AAAATGGAAAAGATTGGGGCAACAAGCTTGAAGATGGCAAAACTGGACCTCCAGGAGAAGTCTCAGTTGATGACAGTACTATGAACGAACATTCAATGAAAATAAAGTTAGATGATGTGTCTTGTCCTATCTGCAAGGAGCTGCTGTATCAACCTACTGTTCTTAACTGTGGTCATG TGTATTGCATATCTTGTTTGCCTTCCGTGGGTGATGAAGCATTGAAATGTCAAGTCTGTGGAGGTCTTCATCCTGGAGATTTTCCTAATGTTTGTTTAGATCTTGACCACTTTCTGGAAGAATATTTTCCAGCAGAATATGAATCAAGACGCAAGAAACTTCAGCTTGAGAATAGCCAATGCAATCCTGAAGGATCATCTTCAA GTACTTCATGCAAGAAGGGAGCTTTTGTACAGAAGACTCTAGACTTATCAAATGTTCACATTGGAGTTGGATGTGACTCATGCGGG GTCTATCCGATACGAGGCAAGCGATACAAATGCAAGGATTGCACAGAGGCAATTGGATTCGACCTTTGCGGGGAATGCTACGACAGCACTTCAAAGCTCCCAGGCCGCTTTAATCAGCAGCACACACCTGACCACAGGATGGAACTCGATAATTCATCACTGTTTGACGCGTTCCTGAGATTCCAAGGGATACCCGCGGAGGGTCTGCAGCAGCTGGTACAACAAATGGAGCTCATTGGTGCTGGTGGCATGGTGCAGTTAGTGGCTGATGATGAAGAGATGGAGGACAATCATGAGGATGCTTAG
- the LOC109753155 gene encoding E3 ubiquitin-protein ligase PRT1 isoform X2: MASDDSSSSHPTEKKEEAATAAAGGAGFDDLEDPRFQCCVCLELLYKPVVIEQERSVDTFSPQIIEFLNSKNNNGENGKDWGNKLEDGKTGPPGEVSVDDSTMNEHSMKIKLDDVSCPICKELLYQPTVLNCGHVYCISCLPSVGDEALKCQVCGGLHPGDFPNVCLDLDHFLEEYFPAEYESRRKKLQLENSQCNPEGSSSSTSCKKGAFVQKTLDLSNVHIGVGCDSCGVYPIRGKRYKCKDCTEAIGFDLCGECYDSTSKLPGRFNQQHTPDHRMELDNSSLFDAFLRFQGIPAEGLQQLVQQMELIGAGGMVQLVADDEEMEDNHEDA; the protein is encoded by the exons ATGGCCTCCGACGACAGCAGCTCCAGCCACCCCacggagaagaaggaggaggccgccaccgccgccgccggtggAGCTGGCTTCGACGATCTGGAGGACCCGCGCTTCCAGTGCTGCGTATGCCT GGAGCTTCTCTATAAACCAGTTGTTATTG AGCAAGAGAGGAGCGTGGATACCTTTTCTCCACAAATCATCGAGTTCTTAAACTCCAAGAACAATAATGGTG AAAATGGAAAAGATTGGGGCAACAAGCTTGAAGATGGCAAAACTGGACCTCCAGGAGAAGTCTCAGTTGATGACAGTACTATGAACGAACATTCAATGAAAATAAAGTTAGATGATGTGTCTTGTCCTATCTGCAAGGAGCTGCTGTATCAACCTACTGTTCTTAACTGTGGTCATG TGTATTGCATATCTTGTTTGCCTTCCGTGGGTGATGAAGCATTGAAATGTCAAGTCTGTGGAGGTCTTCATCCTGGAGATTTTCCTAATGTTTGTTTAGATCTTGACCACTTTCTGGAAGAATATTTTCCAGCAGAATATGAATCAAGACGCAAGAAACTTCAGCTTGAGAATAGCCAATGCAATCCTGAAGGATCATCTTCAA GTACTTCATGCAAGAAGGGAGCTTTTGTACAGAAGACTCTAGACTTATCAAATGTTCACATTGGAGTTGGATGTGACTCATGCGGG GTCTATCCGATACGAGGCAAGCGATACAAATGCAAGGATTGCACAGAGGCAATTGGATTCGACCTTTGCGGGGAATGCTACGACAGCACTTCAAAGCTCCCAGGCCGCTTTAATCAGCAGCACACACCTGACCACAGGATGGAACTCGATAATTCATCACTGTTTGACGCGTTCCTGAGATTCCAAGGGATACCCGCGGAGGGTCTGCAGCAGCTGGTACAACAAATGGAGCTCATTGGTGCTGGTGGCATGGTGCAGTTAGTGGCTGATGATGAAGAGATGGAGGACAATCATGAGGATGCTTAG